A section of the Macadamia integrifolia cultivar HAES 741 chromosome 9, SCU_Mint_v3, whole genome shotgun sequence genome encodes:
- the LOC122090023 gene encoding protein DETOXIFICATION 20-like isoform X2, protein MEDGIRESLLHSKRKNRSELKEKTWEEVKKMWRIAAPTIITRVSGFGILVVTQAYMGRIGEIELASFAIVQSIIMRFVDGILLGVGSSLPTVCGQAFGAGKYHMMGIYLQQSWIILLTASIFMIPAFIFATPILRFIGEVEELSKQAGKLSIWFLPLFFYQLLAITTQTFLQAQHKIMIVGWASAFSFVFSMIFSWLMVDKLKWGVPGAMGSMNLSFVLILFTQIIYIFGGWCKDSWKGFSKKAFNELWPFLKLSISSGVMLCFEFWNGAVLVLLVGNMKNAKIAVSAFSICLNINAWVYMVSLGFLSAASVRVANELGRGDPKAAKFSIKVNLSISITVGVIFCILALVFGKSISFLFTSSTEVAKEVASLSVLLASIILLNSVQAALSGVAIGCGRQSLAACVNIFCYYAIGFPFGIFLCYVLNLQVRVGKAMARLNSSIFQSSEELSSDDTSHA, encoded by the exons ATGGAGGATGGGATCAGAGAAAGTTTACTtcactcaaaaaggaaaaatagaagtgAATTAAAGGAGAAGACTTGGGAAGAAGTAAAGAAGATGTGGAGGATTGCAGCACCAACCATTATtactagggtttcagggtttgGAATCCTAGTGGTTACACAAGCATACATGGGACGCATTGGAGAAATAGAACTTGCTTCTTTTGCTATAGTCCAAAGTATCATCATGAGATTTGTTGATGGAATATTA TTAGGTGTGGGTAGTTCCCTCCCAACTGTATGTGGCCAAGCATTTGGAGcaggaaaatatcatatgaTGGGCATCTACCTGCAACAATCATGGATTATTCTTCTCACTGCTTCAATCTTTATGATTCCTGCTTTCATCTTTGCAACTCCAATTCTGAGGTTTATAGGTGAAGTAGAGGAGTTATCAAAGCAAGCAGGAAAATTGAGTATATGgttccttcctctttttttctacCAATTGCTTGCCATAACCACACAAACATTTTTACAAGCTCAACACAAGATCATGATCGTTGGATGGGCATCTGCTTTCTCATTTGTATTCAGTATGATTTTTTCTTGGTTAATGGTTGACAAGTTAAAATGGGGAGTCCCAGGTGCCATGGGTTCCATGAACTTGTCATTTGTATTGATCCTTTTCACACAAATCATCTATATCTTTGGAGGATGGTGTAAAGATTCTTGGAAGGGTTTCTCTAAAAAGGCCTTCAATGAACTTTGGCCATTTCTGAAGCTTTCCATATCTTCAGGTGTAATGCTTTG CTTTGAGTTCTGGAATGGTGCAGTACTGGTTTTACTGGTAGGCAACATGAAAAATGCCAAAATTGCTGTATCAGCCTTCTCCATTTG CCTCAACATCAATGCTTGGGTATATATGGTATCCCTTGGATTCTTAAGTGCAgcaag TGTGCGAGTTGCCAATGAACTGGGGAGAGGAGATCCGAAGGCAgcaaaattttccattaaagTGAACTTAAGTATTTCAATTACTGTAGGTGTCATCTTTTGCATTCTAGCTTTGGTTTTTGGaaaatctatttcttttctattcacaAGTAGCACTGAAGTGGCAAAAGAGGTGGCAAGCCTCTCAGTCCTACTGGCTTCAATTATCTTGCTTAATAGTGTTCAAGCTGCACTTTCAG GGGTAGCCATTGGTTGTGGTCGGCAAAGCTTGGCGGCTTGTGTGAATATTTTTTGCTATTATGCAATCGGATTTCCCTTTGGAATATTTCTTTGTTATGTGCTCAATCTCCAAGTTAGG GTTGGCAAGGCAATGGCACGTCTCAACAGTTCGATTTTCCAATCTTCCGAAGAGCTCTCCAGTGATGACACATCTCATGCTTAG
- the LOC122090023 gene encoding protein DETOXIFICATION 20-like isoform X1 — protein sequence MEDGIRESLLHSKRKNRSELKEKTWEEVKKMWRIAAPTIITRVSGFGILVVTQAYMGRIGEIELASFAIVQSIIMRFVDGILLGVGSSLPTVCGQAFGAGKYHMMGIYLQQSWIILLTASIFMIPAFIFATPILRFIGEVEELSKQAGKLSIWFLPLFFYQLLAITTQTFLQAQHKIMIVGWASAFSFVFSMIFSWLMVDKLKWGVPGAMGSMNLSFVLILFTQIIYIFGGWCKDSWKGFSKKAFNELWPFLKLSISSGVMLCFEFWNGAVLVLLVGNMKNAKIAVSAFSICLNINAWVYMVSLGFLSAASVRVANELGRGDPKAAKFSIKVNLSISITVGVIFCILALVFGKSISFLFTSSTEVAKEVASLSVLLASIILLNSVQAALSGVAIGCGRQSLAACVNIFCYYAIGFPFGIFLCYVLNLQVRGIWAGMICGTAAQTLLLIYITWRTDWDTQVGKAMARLNSSIFQSSEELSSDDTSHA from the exons ATGGAGGATGGGATCAGAGAAAGTTTACTtcactcaaaaaggaaaaatagaagtgAATTAAAGGAGAAGACTTGGGAAGAAGTAAAGAAGATGTGGAGGATTGCAGCACCAACCATTATtactagggtttcagggtttgGAATCCTAGTGGTTACACAAGCATACATGGGACGCATTGGAGAAATAGAACTTGCTTCTTTTGCTATAGTCCAAAGTATCATCATGAGATTTGTTGATGGAATATTA TTAGGTGTGGGTAGTTCCCTCCCAACTGTATGTGGCCAAGCATTTGGAGcaggaaaatatcatatgaTGGGCATCTACCTGCAACAATCATGGATTATTCTTCTCACTGCTTCAATCTTTATGATTCCTGCTTTCATCTTTGCAACTCCAATTCTGAGGTTTATAGGTGAAGTAGAGGAGTTATCAAAGCAAGCAGGAAAATTGAGTATATGgttccttcctctttttttctacCAATTGCTTGCCATAACCACACAAACATTTTTACAAGCTCAACACAAGATCATGATCGTTGGATGGGCATCTGCTTTCTCATTTGTATTCAGTATGATTTTTTCTTGGTTAATGGTTGACAAGTTAAAATGGGGAGTCCCAGGTGCCATGGGTTCCATGAACTTGTCATTTGTATTGATCCTTTTCACACAAATCATCTATATCTTTGGAGGATGGTGTAAAGATTCTTGGAAGGGTTTCTCTAAAAAGGCCTTCAATGAACTTTGGCCATTTCTGAAGCTTTCCATATCTTCAGGTGTAATGCTTTG CTTTGAGTTCTGGAATGGTGCAGTACTGGTTTTACTGGTAGGCAACATGAAAAATGCCAAAATTGCTGTATCAGCCTTCTCCATTTG CCTCAACATCAATGCTTGGGTATATATGGTATCCCTTGGATTCTTAAGTGCAgcaag TGTGCGAGTTGCCAATGAACTGGGGAGAGGAGATCCGAAGGCAgcaaaattttccattaaagTGAACTTAAGTATTTCAATTACTGTAGGTGTCATCTTTTGCATTCTAGCTTTGGTTTTTGGaaaatctatttcttttctattcacaAGTAGCACTGAAGTGGCAAAAGAGGTGGCAAGCCTCTCAGTCCTACTGGCTTCAATTATCTTGCTTAATAGTGTTCAAGCTGCACTTTCAG GGGTAGCCATTGGTTGTGGTCGGCAAAGCTTGGCGGCTTGTGTGAATATTTTTTGCTATTATGCAATCGGATTTCCCTTTGGAATATTTCTTTGTTATGTGCTCAATCTCCAAGTTAGG GGTATATGGGCTGGGATGATATGTGGGACCGCAGCACAGACCCTATTACTCATTTACATCACATGGAGAACTGACTGGGATACTCAG GTTGGCAAGGCAATGGCACGTCTCAACAGTTCGATTTTCCAATCTTCCGAAGAGCTCTCCAGTGATGACACATCTCATGCTTAG